One window of Amaranthus tricolor cultivar Red isolate AtriRed21 chromosome 11, ASM2621246v1, whole genome shotgun sequence genomic DNA carries:
- the LOC130827837 gene encoding non-specific lipid-transfer protein-like isoform X1: protein MANLRQLCALVLCIFVAALHAQAVINCGLVSENLAPCLAFLESGQGPSAACCNGVKTLKTMAATVQDRRTACRCMKSTAAAIPGISQKYTAALPSKCGVSLPGAVGPQTDCNQDDFYLNSFYTVKPTHLQVMSKVKGL from the exons ATGGCTAACCTAAGACAGTTATGTGCACTTGTTTTGTGCATCTTTGTGGCTGCATTACATGCACAG GCTGTGATAAACTGCGGTTTGGTCTCCGAGAACCTTGCGCCATGCCTTGCATTCCTAGAGAGCGGTCAAGGACCGTCCGCAGCTTGCTGTAATGGtgttaaaacccttaaaactaTGGCTGCTACTGTCCAGGACAGAAGAACTGCTTGCAGGTGCATGAAATCTACTGCTGCTGCTATTCCTGGTATCAGCCAGAAGTACACTGCTGCACTTCCTAGCAAATGTGGAGTTAGTCTTCCAGGAGCAGTTGGGCCCCAGACAGACTGCAATCA GGACGACTTCTATCTAAATTCCTTCTATACAGTCAAACCAACACATCTTCAGGTTATGAGTAAGGTAAAAGGCTTGTGA
- the LOC130827837 gene encoding non-specific lipid-transfer protein-like isoform X2, with product MANLRQLCALVLCIFVAALHAQAVINCGLVSENLAPCLAFLESGQGPSAACCNGVKTLKTMAATVQDRRTACRCMKSTAAAIPGISQKYTAALPSKCGVSLPGAVGPQTDCNQVN from the exons ATGGCTAACCTAAGACAGTTATGTGCACTTGTTTTGTGCATCTTTGTGGCTGCATTACATGCACAG GCTGTGATAAACTGCGGTTTGGTCTCCGAGAACCTTGCGCCATGCCTTGCATTCCTAGAGAGCGGTCAAGGACCGTCCGCAGCTTGCTGTAATGGtgttaaaacccttaaaactaTGGCTGCTACTGTCCAGGACAGAAGAACTGCTTGCAGGTGCATGAAATCTACTGCTGCTGCTATTCCTGGTATCAGCCAGAAGTACACTGCTGCACTTCCTAGCAAATGTGGAGTTAGTCTTCCAGGAGCAGTTGGGCCCCAGACAGACTGCAATCA